The nucleotide window CCTGGTCGACGAGGCGGTGCTGTATCTGGCGGGAGCGAGCATCGAGAGCGCCAAACCCTTCGCCCGCGTCATGCGCGCGCTGGAAAAGGCCTGGGAGACGCAGGAGCGCCAGCTGCGCGAGCGCCGCGAGGCGCGCCAGCGCGAGCAGCAGCTGCGCGAGCGCTGCGCCCTGCTGGCCGAGCGCGTGGCGGCGCAGCTGCGCCGCCTGCCCGAAGCGCAGGGCGCGACGCCCGACGCGCTGGCTTTCGTCACCGGCCCGTGGGCCCAGATCGTCGCCCGCGCGCAAGCCAGCGACGACCCCGAGGCGGCGAACGGCTACCTGGCGCTGGCGCCACTGCTGCTGGGCCTGGACCGCCCGCTGCCCACTGGCGCCGACCTGCGGGCGGCCGCACAGGCCATCGCGCAGGCCCTGGCGTTGGTCGAGCGCGGGCTGGACCATATCGACCACCCCCAGCAGGCGCGTGTCGCGTTCGTCGGGCGGCTGGAGCAGTGGCAGGCGCAGTTGCTGGAGCTGGCGCAGCAAGGCCCCGCGGCGGGCGAAACACCCCCCGCGATGCAGGAGTTGCAGGAGGCAGAGGAGGAAAGCGCCCCATCTCCGGCCGCTGGCGATGACGACACGGCGATGACTGCCCCGCAGCCGGAGGCGCTACCCAAGGAGATTTCTCAAGCGTCCGCGCCTGCACCGGCGGCGCCGGCCCCCCCACCCGAGCCGGCACGGCAGGGCGAGGCAGGCGAGCCTCAGGAGCAAGGCTTGCGCCTTGCGCTGGGCCTGTGGTTCGAGATCGCCGGCGAGCAGGCCAGCGTCCTGCGCCAGCTGACCTGGGCCAGCCCCAACGCGACCCTGTTCCTGTTCACCGGCAGCGACGGCAGCAGCCAGTCCATGACGCGGCGCATGATCGACCGCCTGGCGGCGCAGGGCCGTTTTCGCGCGCTGCCAGACGCCTGAGCGCCAGCCGCTGGCGCGGACGCCAAGAAGAATTCACCCCAAACCGTGCAGATCGGCATGCGCCGGCAGCGCGCTGCCGTCCGCCAGCTGCACCGCACGCGCCGCCAGCACGGCGTTGACCGTGGCGCGCGCCACGGCCTCGGCCGCCATGGTCGCCAGGACCATCATCCCAGGGTGCTGCGCGGCGCGGCCCGTGGCCAGGGCGAACAGCGTGTCGCCATCGCTCATGGTGTGCACCGGGTTGATGCTGCGCGCCAGGCCGTCGTGGCCGGACATGGCCAGGCGCTTGGCCTGCACCTTGGTCAGGCGCGCATCGGTGGCGATGACGCCGATGGTGGTGTTGCTGCCGGCCAGCAGCGGGTGCGGCGGCTCGCCGGCCAGCAGCGCCAGCCGCGTGTCGCGCAAACCGCGGCCGTCCGCGCTGCGCGCGCCGGCAAGCGGCAGGCCGGTGGCAGGGTCGACCACGTCGCCCACGGCGTTGCAGGCGATGAGCGCTCCCACCGTCACCCCGGCCACGCGCACGCTGGCGCTGCCGATGCCGCCCTTCATGGCGTGCTGCATGCCGAACATCTTGCCGACTGCCGCGCCCGCGCCGGCGCCCACGCTGCCCTGCGCTGGCGCCTGGCTGCTGGCTGCGGCGCAGGCGGCGTAGCCGGCGGCGGCATCGGGGCGGATGCGCGCGTCGCCCACGGGCAGGTCGAACAGCACGGCGGCGGGCACCAGCGGCAGGCGCGCAACGCCCACGTCCAGGCCCACGCCTTGCTCCTCCAGCCATCGCACGGCGCCGCTGGCCGCGTCCAGCCCCCAGGCGCTGCCGCCGGCGAGCATGATGGCGTGCACCTCGCTGACCAGGTTTTCCGGCGCCAGCAGATCGGTCTCGCGCGTACCGGGCGCGGCGCCGCGCACGTCCACGCCGGCCACCGCGCCGGCGCGGGCGATGACCACGCTGCAGCCGGTGGGCCGGCGCACGTCGGTGAAATGGCCGACCTCGATGCCGGCTACCTGGGTGATGGCGCCGGGGTGCAGCGGCGTGGGAGCGGTGGTGTTGAGCATGGCCCGGCCATTATGGGAGGACGGCCGGGCGTGCGCGCTTTCAGCGGTAGCTGGTGAAGACGCTGGTGGAGACGTCGCTGTTCATCAGGTTCCTGGTCACCAGCAGCACGTCGTACGGGTCCTTGCGGCCGCCGTACTCGGGGCCGTCCATGCCGGGGCTGCCCACCGGCATGCCGGGCACCGTCAGGCCCAGCGCCTTGGGTTTTTGCTGCAGCAGCTTCCTGACGTCGGAGGCCGGCACGTGGCCTTCCAGCAGATAGCCGCCGACCAGCGCCGTGTGGCACGAGCCCAGGCGCTGCGGAAGGCCCAGCTTGGCGCGCACGGCGGCGTTGCCGCTATCGTGCACGGCGATGCTGAAGCCGGCCTGCTTCATGTGCGTGATCCAGTCGTTGCAGCAGCCGCAGCTGGGGTCCTTCCAGACCTCCACGGCGCTCGCGGCGGGCGCGGCCGCCCAGGCGGGCAGGGCAGTGGTGGCGAGCAAGGTGGCGCTGGCGGCCAGCCAGTGGCGGCGGGGGCGGGGCGGGGAATTCATGGCGTAGGGCTCCTCGG belongs to Melaminivora suipulveris and includes:
- a CDS encoding P1 family peptidase encodes the protein MLNTTAPTPLHPGAITQVAGIEVGHFTDVRRPTGCSVVIARAGAVAGVDVRGAAPGTRETDLLAPENLVSEVHAIMLAGGSAWGLDAASGAVRWLEEQGVGLDVGVARLPLVPAAVLFDLPVGDARIRPDAAAGYAACAAASSQAPAQGSVGAGAGAAVGKMFGMQHAMKGGIGSASVRVAGVTVGALIACNAVGDVVDPATGLPLAGARSADGRGLRDTRLALLAGEPPHPLLAGSNTTIGVIATDARLTKVQAKRLAMSGHDGLARSINPVHTMSDGDTLFALATGRAAQHPGMMVLATMAAEAVARATVNAVLAARAVQLADGSALPAHADLHGLG
- a CDS encoding DUF411 domain-containing protein; translated protein: MNSPPRPRRHWLAASATLLATTALPAWAAAPAASAVEVWKDPSCGCCNDWITHMKQAGFSIAVHDSGNAAVRAKLGLPQRLGSCHTALVGGYLLEGHVPASDVRKLLQQKPKALGLTVPGMPVGSPGMDGPEYGGRKDPYDVLLVTRNLMNSDVSTSVFTSYR